The genomic window TTGTGCTAACGAGATTTATGCTTTTAGAGGGAATACTGTCTACTTTTTTTTTAAGTTTATGGTGAGATGAGGCATAATTTTAACGATCAAGGAAGGTAAAAGAAGTATAATTAACAGATTGGTTGATTTCGTTTGCAAAAAATTGAAGAAATCACTAGATTATGGGATAGTGCCCTATTCAGCCTATCCTTATTTCTGTAAAACATTCAATTTCAATACCGAAAATTTATCCCAATTCTGAGTTCAAGTGGGTGTTGGAACAAATGGCTTTCCAGCGAATGCATCTTGAATAGCATCAATAACAGAAAGCTGATTCTTCTTTACAGTAGATATATACCTTCTGATACGGCAGAAAGAACGTGCTCCCTGAGTACTTCGGAATGTACCAGATATTTTCTGCTGCAATTTCATCACCCTGACATCCCTTTCTGCTTGATTATTCTCAAATGGGACTTCAAAGTCATTCATAAACCTGAGAATATCACTTTTATAATCCATGAAACGGTCCAAAAGATTTTTTGCCTTGGTCTGTTTTTTTCTCCCTCGTTTCTTTGGTAGGGTCTGAGGAGCCAAAGGTGGTGGATTTTCTTCCATTCCTATTTTGATTATCTGATCATACCTCTCTTCGAAATTTATAATTTCTTCAGCTTTTAAATTATCAGATATTTCTCGTGCTTCATCCACACAATTTTTAATATCAATAAGTAGATCCCCTATCTCCTTCGACCACTGCTGATTATAATTCTCACAAATACCCGTTAAATCTCTTAAGTGATGTCCATTACAAAGTGAATGTTCGCAGTTATATTTGTAGTAAGGTTTCCAAAAATCATGAACTGCTATCCCTATAAAACCTGGTAGAATACCCATGTCATCTATGGCTTCAGAACCTTTTTTTGGGTGAGCAAAATAGTATGTCATTTTGTCTGTGCTAGCTACGTGAAGCCAATTACGCATTCCGTTTATTCTCATCCCAGTCTCATCACAATTGATAACATATGATTGCTTCAAGAGGTTCTTGATCTCATTTTCAA from ANME-2 cluster archaeon includes these protein-coding regions:
- a CDS encoding IS66 family transposase encodes the protein MERDEILAVYEAGPEVVITLIAEQQKIIEQQAARIAVLEERVKLLEEQLNKNSRNSSKPPSTDVFIHEKPKPKSRRKKSGKKAGGQEGHPGTTLTMVDNPDETISHKVHRCDTCDLFLEDVETTNFEKRQVFDIPPVAIKVTEHCAEIKTCPNCGCTNKADFPEEIKHPTQYGPRLAALAVYLHDYQLIPYERCCELLSDVCGCEISPATLIRAEEVCFEKLQGFENEIKNLLKQSYVINCDETGMRINGMRNWLHVASTDKMTYYFAHPKKGSEAIDDMGILPGFIGIAVHDFWKPYYKYNCEHSLCNGHHLRDLTGICENYNQQWSKEIGDLLIDIKNCVDEAREISDNLKAEEIINFEERYDQIIKIGMEENPPPLAPQTLPKKRGRKKQTKAKNLLDRFMDYKSDILRFMNDFEVPFENNQAERDVRVMKLQQKISGTFRSTQGARSFCRIRRYISTVKKNQLSVIDAIQDAFAGKPFVPTPT